One region of Jonesiaceae bacterium BS-20 genomic DNA includes:
- a CDS encoding ABC transporter ATP-binding protein, which translates to MSSTGYATPSPTAQDSIAVSARSLTKHYGTGLSTVKALDGVNIDFAKGRFTAIMGPSGSGKSTLMHLLAGLDSASTGHAYLGNTEVTSLNDEQLTNLRRDRVGFVFQSFNLLPMFTAEQNILLPLTLANKKITADDRQWLDMLSSTLGLSDRLTHRPSELSGGQQQRVAIARALIARPEVVFADEPTGNLDSRSGAEVLNFLRQSVRELDRTIIMVTHDPAAAAYADRVILIADGKIAGDIQNPTPESVLAGLDALRTVDPNAGRRGDHPSHAPGDFGTVDSGVHGTAMPAAPVTRTSVLGTNLDGTGQGNN; encoded by the coding sequence ATGTCATCCACCGGGTATGCAACGCCCTCACCAACCGCTCAAGACAGCATTGCGGTTTCCGCGCGGTCTTTGACCAAGCACTACGGGACCGGTCTCAGCACGGTCAAGGCGCTCGACGGTGTCAATATTGACTTTGCTAAGGGCCGCTTCACCGCGATCATGGGTCCTTCGGGGTCCGGTAAGTCCACCCTCATGCACCTGCTTGCAGGCTTGGACTCTGCCTCAACCGGGCACGCATACCTGGGCAACACCGAGGTTACTTCCCTGAACGACGAGCAGCTGACCAACCTGCGCCGCGACCGGGTGGGCTTTGTGTTCCAGTCCTTTAACCTGCTTCCGATGTTCACGGCCGAGCAGAACATCTTGCTGCCGCTGACGCTGGCAAACAAGAAGATCACGGCCGATGACCGCCAATGGCTGGACATGCTGAGCTCCACGTTGGGCCTGTCCGACCGTCTCACCCACCGTCCCTCGGAGCTCTCCGGTGGCCAGCAGCAGCGCGTAGCTATTGCACGCGCGCTTATTGCCCGTCCCGAGGTTGTTTTTGCCGATGAACCCACCGGTAACTTGGACTCCCGCTCGGGCGCCGAGGTCTTGAACTTCTTGCGCCAAAGTGTGCGCGAGCTGGACCGCACCATCATCATGGTCACCCACGACCCAGCCGCAGCCGCCTACGCGGACCGCGTCATCCTGATTGCCGACGGCAAGATTGCCGGCGACATCCAAAACCCCACCCCGGAGTCGGTTCTTGCGGGTCTCGATGCCCTACGCACCGTTGACCCTAACGCCGGCCGCCGTGGGGATCACCCTTCGCACGCACCCGGTGACTTTGGCACCGTTGATTCCGGCGTGCACGGCACCGCCATGCCCGCAGCCCCGGTAACGCGCACCTCTGTGCTCGGCACCAACCTTGACGGAACCGGGCAGGGCAACAACTAA
- a CDS encoding response regulator transcription factor, which translates to MTNAPIRVGIVDDQQLLRAGFKMVIDSQPDLTVVCEAGNGKQAVELLCSADVDVVLMDIRMPELDGLAATNQLTSHWEQTRPQESPKIIILTTFDLDEYALEAIRAGASGFLLKDAPPEEMLSAIRTVHSGDAVIAPSTTKRLLGRLISPLPAEQLEDSPKSAALATLTDRENEVLMLIAKGMSNTEIATELFVAEATVKTHVGRILHKIGARDRVQIVVTAYENGLVRPGE; encoded by the coding sequence ATGACTAACGCACCTATCCGGGTCGGTATTGTCGATGATCAGCAACTCTTACGGGCCGGCTTCAAAATGGTCATTGACTCCCAACCGGACCTGACCGTGGTGTGTGAGGCCGGAAACGGCAAGCAGGCGGTTGAGCTATTGTGCTCGGCGGACGTGGACGTAGTCCTGATGGATATCCGCATGCCGGAGCTCGATGGCCTGGCCGCAACCAATCAGCTCACCTCCCACTGGGAGCAGACCCGCCCCCAGGAATCCCCCAAAATCATCATCTTGACGACCTTTGACCTCGATGAATACGCGCTTGAGGCTATTCGTGCCGGGGCGTCCGGATTCCTCCTCAAGGATGCGCCGCCCGAGGAAATGCTGTCCGCAATTCGTACCGTTCATAGCGGTGATGCGGTCATAGCACCCTCAACAACCAAGCGATTGCTGGGCCGGTTGATCTCCCCGCTGCCCGCAGAACAGCTCGAGGATTCGCCCAAGTCCGCTGCCCTAGCGACCCTGACCGACCGGGAAAACGAAGTGCTCATGCTCATTGCCAAGGGCATGAGTAATACCGAGATCGCCACCGAACTCTTCGTTGCCGAGGCCACCGTCAAAACCCACGTGGGGCGCATCTTGCACAAGATTGGTGCCCGGGACCGGGTCCAGATTGTGGTGACCGCATACGAGAACGGGCTGGTTCGCCCCGGCGAGTAA
- a CDS encoding sensor histidine kinase produces the protein MSWYQRIGQWLEDNAFKVDLFLAGVLCAICMPLAVAFTSNYTWFFGFDITGLWAATFAFLLVAPLAIRRTRPLLCLIIIYSAALFHMLYGPPLIFPADLSTLVALYSVALLSPRWAHHTALTFSIIGAGLFGHAATGFELFRAQPILLSIFTIGLLFLTAWAFGLLRRSRLETFQALTLKNTSLEVERDQQLKLGAANERSRIAREMHDIVAHSLSVIIAQADGGRYAATSNPEMAAKSLTTIADTGRAALADMRRLLGVLRDQDNGENSAQHSPQPAQDSIETLVESLRDSGIKASLVRTGTERLLPPGAGLTLYRVCQESLTNVLKHAGADPTVAVMVNWAPDRVQLIVEDNGRGSASLASSDGAGMGLLGMKERAALFGGTVSAGPAEGGGFRVKLDLPLPPASRS, from the coding sequence ATGAGTTGGTATCAGAGGATCGGGCAATGGCTAGAAGACAATGCCTTCAAAGTCGACCTATTTCTTGCCGGGGTCCTATGCGCCATCTGCATGCCCCTAGCGGTTGCATTCACCAGCAACTACACCTGGTTCTTTGGGTTTGACATTACCGGCCTATGGGCCGCGACTTTTGCGTTTCTACTGGTCGCACCGCTTGCCATCCGGCGTACACGCCCGCTTTTGTGCCTCATAATCATCTATTCTGCCGCCCTATTTCACATGCTCTACGGGCCCCCACTCATATTTCCGGCCGACCTTTCAACACTCGTAGCCCTGTATTCTGTGGCGCTTCTCTCACCTCGGTGGGCGCACCACACGGCCCTGACATTTTCGATCATTGGGGCCGGGCTCTTTGGCCATGCGGCAACCGGATTTGAGCTCTTCAGAGCCCAGCCAATTCTTTTATCAATCTTTACTATTGGTTTACTCTTTCTCACTGCTTGGGCATTTGGGCTCCTGCGACGGTCCCGACTCGAGACATTCCAAGCCCTCACGTTAAAAAATACGAGCCTAGAAGTAGAACGCGACCAACAGTTAAAGCTCGGTGCCGCCAACGAACGCTCCCGGATTGCCCGGGAAATGCATGACATTGTTGCCCACTCACTTTCCGTCATCATCGCGCAAGCGGACGGTGGCCGTTACGCTGCGACCTCAAACCCCGAGATGGCTGCAAAATCACTGACCACGATCGCTGATACCGGCCGCGCTGCCCTCGCCGACATGCGCAGACTCTTGGGCGTGCTCAGGGACCAAGACAACGGCGAGAACTCGGCCCAGCACTCACCACAACCAGCTCAAGACAGCATTGAAACGCTCGTTGAGTCGCTGCGTGACTCGGGCATTAAGGCTTCCCTGGTGCGGACCGGAACCGAACGCCTGCTACCTCCCGGGGCTGGCCTGACCCTGTACCGGGTGTGCCAAGAGTCGTTGACCAACGTGCTCAAACATGCTGGCGCGGACCCTACCGTTGCGGTCATGGTCAACTGGGCTCCGGACAGGGTCCAGCTGATTGTTGAAGACAATGGTCGCGGGTCCGCTTCCCTTGCGAGCTCGGACGGCGCAGGCATGGGACTACTAGGCATGAAGGAACGGGCCGCGCTGTTTGGCGGCACGGTCAGTGCCGGCCCTGCTGAAGGCGGCGGATTCCGGGTGAAACTGGACCTTCCGCTACCACCGGCATCGAGAAGCTAA
- a CDS encoding response regulator transcription factor produces the protein MTHVLLAEDDPAISEPLARALTREGYNVVVQATGQGAIDNAAIADLVVLDLGLPDMDGLEVARAIRQKGLTTPVLVLTARADEVDLVVGLDAGADDYVTKPFRLAELLARVRALLRRTHGDPTESEEINAQDVKVDVAAHRAFQDGRELHLTTKEFELLRVLVSSAGSVVNRESLMREVWGSEPIGSTKTLDMHVSWLRRKLNDDANSPRYITTVRGLGFRFEVGTE, from the coding sequence ATGACCCACGTACTGTTGGCTGAAGACGACCCAGCGATCTCAGAACCCTTAGCTCGCGCGTTGACGCGCGAAGGCTATAACGTCGTTGTTCAAGCTACCGGACAGGGCGCCATAGATAACGCTGCAATAGCCGACCTGGTCGTTCTTGACCTCGGCTTGCCAGACATGGACGGCCTTGAGGTGGCCCGCGCCATCCGCCAAAAGGGCTTGACCACGCCCGTGTTGGTGTTGACGGCTCGCGCGGACGAGGTTGACCTCGTTGTTGGACTCGACGCAGGCGCCGACGACTATGTGACTAAGCCTTTTAGGCTTGCCGAACTTTTGGCGCGGGTACGCGCCCTGTTGCGACGCACCCATGGTGACCCAACCGAGTCTGAGGAAATTAATGCTCAGGACGTCAAGGTTGATGTTGCCGCACACCGCGCATTCCAGGACGGCCGGGAACTACACCTGACCACCAAGGAATTTGAACTGCTGCGCGTTCTGGTCTCATCCGCCGGATCCGTAGTAAACCGCGAGTCACTCATGCGTGAGGTTTGGGGATCGGAGCCAATCGGTTCCACCAAGACGCTAGATATGCACGTGTCATGGTTGCGCCGCAAACTAAACGATGATGCAAACAGCCCCCGGTACATTACGACCGTGCGCGGTCTGGGTTTCCGGTTCGAAGTTGGCACCGAGTAA
- a CDS encoding ATP-binding protein: MRRRLILATVSAVAAAVILLGFPLAFFGGYYVFENESQSVASRAKALAQQVESRVAGGDELTQGLMDRYVGGDDGRIPAFIKVVMPDGAVGTAGDPIEGRKLESVIMTGSTAMITVGVDYWTVVARSAQVVLLVITAAVVAFGAGIVMAVWQANRLSRPLVYLAASAEQLGSGQVRPHLEESGVEEIDLVAAELARSADRLAGRIAAERQFSSDASHQLRTPLTALSMRLEEIAMLSPDSPEVQEEARISLEQVERLVLTVDDLLSRSRTSSGGTTEAVHLLDVLQQQEEEWEAVFAKAGRKLTVTQEGELWVFATPGALAQVIATLLENSLKHGGGHTQVVAKQQGPRNAVVIQVGDEGDGIPEELASIIFERGVTSGEGTGLGLPLARDLAAADGGRLELTRHVPALFTMYLTGVPKTMDPAVVLPQGKPVYVRRRDRRKQ, from the coding sequence ATGAGGCGCCGGTTAATTCTGGCAACTGTTTCTGCAGTTGCCGCCGCCGTAATCCTGCTTGGCTTTCCGCTGGCCTTCTTTGGCGGCTACTACGTCTTTGAAAACGAGAGCCAGTCGGTTGCCTCACGGGCAAAGGCGCTGGCCCAACAGGTCGAGAGCCGCGTTGCTGGCGGAGATGAGTTAACCCAAGGGCTCATGGACCGGTACGTGGGCGGTGACGACGGCAGAATCCCCGCCTTCATCAAGGTCGTGATGCCCGACGGCGCCGTTGGTACCGCGGGGGACCCCATTGAGGGACGCAAACTTGAGTCCGTGATCATGACCGGGTCGACCGCCATGATTACCGTCGGCGTGGATTATTGGACCGTGGTTGCCCGTTCTGCCCAGGTGGTCTTACTGGTCATAACGGCCGCGGTTGTTGCGTTTGGTGCGGGAATTGTCATGGCCGTCTGGCAGGCAAATAGGTTGTCGCGCCCGTTGGTGTACCTTGCGGCTTCCGCGGAACAGTTGGGTTCCGGGCAGGTGCGCCCCCACTTGGAAGAGTCCGGGGTTGAAGAAATTGACCTTGTAGCCGCCGAGCTCGCTCGGTCTGCGGACCGGCTTGCGGGGCGCATTGCCGCCGAGCGGCAGTTCTCTTCCGATGCCTCACACCAGTTGCGTACTCCGCTTACGGCCTTGTCCATGCGGCTGGAAGAAATCGCGATGCTTTCCCCGGATAGTCCCGAGGTCCAAGAGGAAGCCCGGATTAGCTTAGAACAGGTCGAACGCCTGGTCCTGACCGTTGATGATTTGCTGTCACGGTCCCGGACCTCATCCGGTGGCACAACCGAGGCCGTCCACCTCCTCGATGTCTTGCAACAGCAGGAAGAGGAGTGGGAAGCAGTCTTTGCTAAGGCTGGACGCAAACTCACCGTTACCCAAGAGGGCGAACTTTGGGTCTTTGCCACTCCCGGTGCGCTCGCCCAAGTAATTGCAACCCTGTTGGAGAACTCCCTCAAGCACGGCGGCGGACACACCCAAGTCGTAGCTAAGCAGCAAGGTCCCCGCAACGCCGTGGTCATCCAAGTAGGGGACGAGGGCGACGGGATCCCGGAGGAACTGGCATCGATTATCTTTGAACGCGGCGTAACCTCGGGCGAAGGCACCGGGCTGGGCCTACCGTTGGCCCGTGACCTCGCAGCGGCGGACGGCGGACGGCTCGAGCTGACCAGGCACGTGCCCGCGCTGTTTACGATGTATCTGACCGGGGTGCCAAAGACCATGGACCCGGCTGTGGTGTTGCCGCAGGGTAAGCCCGTGTACGTTCGTAGGCGTGACCGCCGTAAGCAGTAG
- a CDS encoding GtrA family protein, whose amino-acid sequence MPTTKQTTTVTKTQRIVELLKFGTVGGLGFVVDLGLFNLLQHGPGAVLAGKPITAKIFSVAIAMLVTWLGNRLWTFAKQRTSTRVKEFIGFVVVNVGGMAIAVLCLWISNYVLGFKSTLADNISANGVGLVLGTAFRYFAYKYLVFTGSQPTLDPTK is encoded by the coding sequence GTGCCTACGACCAAGCAAACCACCACGGTTACCAAGACCCAGCGCATTGTTGAGCTGTTGAAGTTCGGGACCGTGGGCGGGCTCGGATTCGTTGTTGACCTTGGACTCTTCAACCTTTTGCAGCACGGCCCCGGCGCGGTTCTCGCCGGTAAGCCCATCACCGCAAAGATATTTTCCGTTGCAATTGCGATGCTCGTCACGTGGCTAGGAAACCGCCTGTGGACCTTTGCAAAACAGCGTACGAGCACGCGGGTCAAGGAATTCATTGGGTTCGTGGTGGTTAACGTTGGTGGCATGGCCATCGCTGTGTTGTGCCTGTGGATCTCAAACTACGTGCTCGGTTTCAAATCCACGTTGGCTGACAACATTTCCGCCAACGGCGTTGGCCTCGTGTTGGGGACAGCGTTTCGATACTTTGCCTACAAGTACCTGGTGTTCACGGGTTCGCAGCCCACACTCGATCCCACAAAGTAG
- a CDS encoding 5-(carboxyamino)imidazole ribonucleotide synthase: MGTPKIAVIGGGQLARMMAPVAGELGVHLRALVESETGSAAQVLVDAPVGAASDPEAIRSLIAGMDVLTFEHEHVPHDLLHQLVAEGVAVHPGPHALASAQDKIVMRQRLTELGVPCPNWRALSRDTEQASAELDSFIAEFGPEVVVKTSRGGYDGKGVRIVSLAADVTDWFAGVAQGGPTLLVEEKVPFARELAVLVARRPSGQVVTWPVVESIQRDGVCSEVIAPAPNLDDETAAHARSIATKIAVGLDVTGVLAVEMFEVVTPDGPQILINELAMRPHNSGHWTITGSVTSQFEQHLRAVLDLPLGSTATTAPWTVMANVLGSSLETVTDALPEVLKQFPHAKVNLYGKDVRPGRKLGHVNVSGSDLDQTLAQATAAAAIVRGESAN, encoded by the coding sequence GTGGGAACTCCTAAGATTGCAGTTATTGGCGGCGGGCAACTGGCCCGAATGATGGCACCTGTTGCAGGCGAACTCGGCGTGCATTTACGGGCTCTGGTAGAAAGCGAAACCGGCTCAGCAGCTCAGGTATTAGTTGATGCTCCCGTGGGCGCGGCAAGCGACCCGGAAGCGATCCGTAGTCTCATTGCGGGCATGGATGTGCTGACGTTTGAACACGAGCACGTGCCACATGACCTTTTGCACCAGCTGGTGGCGGAGGGCGTTGCCGTGCACCCCGGTCCGCACGCGCTGGCTAGCGCCCAAGACAAGATTGTGATGCGTCAGCGTCTGACCGAGTTGGGCGTACCGTGCCCAAACTGGCGGGCCCTATCCCGGGATACCGAGCAGGCAAGCGCCGAGCTCGATTCCTTTATTGCCGAGTTTGGTCCCGAGGTCGTTGTTAAGACCTCCCGCGGCGGCTACGACGGCAAGGGAGTACGCATTGTCTCCCTGGCAGCGGACGTGACCGACTGGTTTGCCGGGGTCGCTCAGGGCGGCCCAACCTTGCTGGTTGAGGAGAAGGTCCCGTTTGCGCGCGAGCTAGCCGTGTTGGTGGCACGCCGACCATCTGGACAGGTTGTTACTTGGCCCGTGGTCGAGTCAATCCAGCGTGATGGCGTGTGCTCCGAGGTCATTGCTCCGGCACCAAACCTTGACGACGAGACCGCAGCACATGCGCGTTCGATTGCCACCAAGATTGCGGTAGGCCTAGACGTAACCGGTGTGCTGGCCGTGGAAATGTTTGAGGTAGTAACCCCGGACGGCCCACAGATCCTGATTAATGAACTTGCCATGCGCCCGCATAACTCCGGGCACTGGACCATTACCGGCTCGGTCACCAGCCAGTTTGAGCAGCACCTGCGCGCGGTCCTCGACCTGCCACTTGGCAGCACCGCGACGACCGCGCCGTGGACCGTGATGGCTAACGTGTTGGGCTCGAGCCTAGAAACCGTTACCGACGCGTTGCCCGAGGTCCTCAAGCAGTTCCCGCACGCCAAGGTCAACCTGTACGGCAAGGACGTGCGCCCGGGACGCAAACTTGGGCACGTCAACGTCAGTGGCTCCGACCTGGACCAGACTCTTGCCCAGGCAACTGCCGCCGCAGCAATTGTGCGCGGCGAATCTGCCAACTAA
- the purE gene encoding 5-(carboxyamino)imidazole ribonucleotide mutase — MTKPNETLPQVGIVMGSDSDWPVMQEAAKALQEFGIEIEVGVVSAHRMPDEMIAYGQQAHARGIKVIIAGAGGAAHLPGMLASVTPLPVIGVPVPLKYLDGMDSLLSIVQMPAGVPVATVSIGGARNAGLLAARILGAGSGDQAAALQDKMVAFQEDLANQARAKGERLLAKFQAATDTSV, encoded by the coding sequence ATGACCAAGCCAAATGAGACGTTGCCGCAGGTAGGCATTGTGATGGGGTCTGACTCCGACTGGCCGGTAATGCAGGAAGCCGCCAAGGCTCTCCAAGAATTTGGGATCGAGATTGAGGTTGGTGTGGTTTCCGCACACCGTATGCCCGATGAAATGATCGCCTACGGCCAGCAGGCTCACGCCCGCGGCATCAAGGTGATTATTGCCGGCGCCGGGGGAGCAGCGCACCTGCCTGGCATGCTCGCATCCGTAACCCCACTGCCCGTCATTGGGGTGCCGGTTCCGCTCAAGTACCTCGACGGCATGGATTCGCTGCTTTCAATCGTGCAGATGCCAGCGGGCGTCCCGGTTGCAACCGTGTCGATCGGTGGTGCGCGCAACGCTGGTCTGCTGGCGGCCCGCATTCTCGGTGCCGGTTCAGGTGACCAAGCAGCTGCGCTTCAGGACAAGATGGTGGCGTTCCAAGAGGATCTGGCCAACCAGGCGCGTGCCAAGGGCGAGCGTCTGCTGGCTAAGTTTCAGGCCGCAACCGACACCAGCGTTTGA
- a CDS encoding LCP family protein, producing the protein MPPAKQYASAQQPASIPPRNSQAAAAQRQEAMQRNEAVQRQAAAQPAPARTHAPQRQNRPTQMPPQGAPGPRGANSHGQQPPRPPTGPHGPAPVARPPRRRKKKTGRIIALVIVLALFAWPFGLMMWANSKLNHVDALSGAANTPGTTYLIAGSDSREDGTVGGNVKGARADTIMLLHVPKSGPSALISLPRDIYVPIPGHNSNKINASFSFGGPALLVETVEDLTGLTVDHYVEVGFSGVTGIVDAIGGVELCLDYDVNDPQSELKWEAGCHPADGATTLAFARMRKADPLGDIGRAQRQRQVIGAISSSLKSPAKLLNPVTQTSMVKAGTGALVVSEGTGFFDLGKMALAFRSANSKSGVTGTPPITSLDYRPGGVGSAVQLDDAATAQFFKDIAAGTLKPGEYNGLG; encoded by the coding sequence ATGCCACCGGCGAAACAATACGCCTCAGCTCAGCAACCGGCATCGATACCTCCCCGCAACAGCCAAGCGGCAGCGGCACAACGTCAAGAAGCTATGCAGCGCAATGAGGCTGTCCAGCGCCAAGCCGCTGCCCAGCCGGCCCCCGCTCGTACGCACGCCCCGCAACGCCAGAACCGGCCCACCCAGATGCCACCACAAGGCGCTCCTGGGCCCCGCGGTGCTAACTCCCACGGTCAGCAACCACCTCGTCCCCCGACAGGCCCACACGGTCCCGCGCCCGTTGCCCGCCCACCGCGCCGACGCAAGAAAAAGACCGGACGGATCATCGCGCTAGTCATTGTGCTGGCATTATTTGCTTGGCCGTTTGGGCTCATGATGTGGGCCAACTCCAAACTCAACCACGTTGATGCGCTGTCAGGGGCCGCAAATACCCCCGGGACCACCTACCTCATTGCGGGTTCAGACTCTCGCGAGGACGGCACGGTCGGCGGCAACGTCAAGGGCGCTCGCGCCGACACCATCATGCTGTTGCACGTACCAAAGTCCGGGCCGAGCGCACTCATCAGTTTGCCGCGCGACATTTACGTACCCATCCCCGGCCATAACAGCAATAAGATCAACGCCTCATTCTCCTTTGGTGGGCCCGCTCTCCTAGTCGAGACCGTTGAAGATCTCACCGGGCTGACCGTCGACCACTACGTCGAGGTTGGGTTTAGCGGCGTGACCGGCATTGTCGATGCGATCGGCGGGGTGGAACTGTGCCTCGACTACGACGTCAACGACCCACAAAGCGAATTGAAGTGGGAGGCCGGGTGCCACCCAGCTGACGGCGCCACCACCCTTGCATTCGCTCGCATGCGCAAAGCCGACCCGCTCGGTGACATTGGCCGGGCCCAGCGCCAGCGCCAAGTCATTGGCGCCATTAGCTCCTCGCTCAAGAGCCCGGCTAAGTTATTAAATCCCGTCACCCAGACATCCATGGTCAAGGCCGGAACCGGGGCGCTCGTGGTGAGCGAGGGAACCGGGTTCTTCGACCTAGGCAAAATGGCCCTCGCATTCCGCAGCGCTAACTCTAAGTCTGGCGTGACCGGAACCCCACCGATCACCTCGTTGGACTACCGTCCAGGTGGCGTGGGCTCCGCTGTCCAGTTGGATGATGCCGCAACCGCGCAGTTCTTCAAAGACATTGCCGCAGGAACGCTCAAGCCCGGGGAGTACAACGGCCTAGGCTAG
- a CDS encoding LCP family protein, whose translation MTQTSPAPRMPESAGSYRRTKPGHARSGPSRGVLKAIALVVVGLLAFGSSAAFAGIYRIQNMATKVDVSDLVSAPAPRPDLPPADNEKGQSLNILVLGTDYRGGDNAELSDSATGGMRSDTTMVIHLSSDRTRAEVVSIPRDSMVEIPECLTTDGQVLQAQRRAMFNSAFARGWDYGGDIASAAACTINTIQHNTGLTIDHFVVIDFAGYKDIVDALGGIDIEIPEDISVAKVGGFKLEAGWHTLNGTDALKLVRGRKGTGWGLEMGSDLSRIDRQQAVVNATIETALSKNFLTDLPKLTGFVTAAISSLTMNPELSNNLVGLATSLTGISTGDVEFISTPVATDPYDKNRVVWTSAADELWERLLLDNPPVTEVDPDSTAPETGAGNAN comes from the coding sequence GTGACTCAGACTAGCCCTGCCCCCAGAATGCCAGAAAGTGCTGGCTCCTACCGGCGCACCAAGCCGGGACACGCACGCAGTGGTCCCTCGCGAGGCGTTCTGAAGGCAATTGCCTTGGTGGTAGTGGGGTTGTTGGCCTTTGGCAGCTCCGCTGCGTTCGCCGGAATCTACCGGATCCAGAACATGGCCACCAAGGTTGACGTTTCCGATCTGGTCTCCGCTCCTGCCCCGCGCCCTGACCTGCCACCCGCAGACAATGAAAAGGGACAGTCGCTCAATATTCTCGTGCTCGGCACCGACTACCGTGGTGGCGACAACGCGGAACTCTCCGACAGCGCGACCGGCGGCATGCGCTCCGACACCACGATGGTCATCCACCTATCTTCTGACCGCACCCGTGCAGAGGTGGTCTCAATTCCGCGTGACTCCATGGTCGAAATCCCCGAGTGTCTGACGACCGACGGTCAGGTCCTGCAGGCCCAGCGTAGGGCGATGTTTAACTCCGCGTTTGCCCGCGGCTGGGACTACGGAGGAGACATTGCATCCGCGGCGGCATGCACCATCAACACCATCCAGCACAACACCGGCCTGACAATCGACCACTTTGTTGTGATCGACTTTGCCGGATACAAGGACATTGTCGATGCCCTGGGCGGGATTGACATTGAAATTCCAGAAGACATCAGCGTCGCTAAGGTCGGCGGATTCAAGCTTGAGGCCGGCTGGCACACCCTCAACGGGACCGACGCGCTCAAACTCGTGCGCGGGCGCAAGGGCACCGGCTGGGGCCTAGAGATGGGCTCAGACCTCTCCCGCATTGATCGCCAACAGGCAGTTGTGAACGCGACGATCGAGACCGCACTGTCAAAGAACTTCCTAACTGACCTACCTAAGTTGACCGGTTTTGTCACCGCCGCAATATCGTCGCTGACCATGAACCCGGAGCTATCCAACAACTTGGTCGGGCTGGCAACATCTTTGACCGGTATTTCAACGGGTGACGTTGAGTTCATATCTACCCCGGTAGCCACCGACCCGTATGACAAGAACCGCGTGGTGTGGACGTCAGCCGCTGACGAGTTATGGGAGCGACTACTCCTAGATAATCCGCCGGTGACTGAGGTGGACCCCGACAGTACGGCGCCTGAAACCGGCGCCGGTAACGCTAACTGA
- the rfbB gene encoding dTDP-glucose 4,6-dehydratase, with translation MRLLITGGAGFIGTNFVRYVLSTDPQVRVTVLDAFTYAARGDNLAYLRERGEVAWGPNAADAGARLEVVRGSITDQGLVDQLVAEHDVVVHLAAESHNDNSLANPKTFVDTNLVGTFHILQAVLKHNRRLHHVSTDEVYGDLPLGGKEKFTEESAYKPSSPYSATKAGSDLLVQAWIRSFGLRATISSCSNNYGPFQHVEKFIPRQITNLIDGVRPRLYGTGANVRDWIHVLDHCSALWLILQRGVIGRTYLVGADAERSNLQMVGRILSEFGRGPDDYDLVADRAGHDLRYAIDASRITAELGWRPEFTDLGAGVAQTVAWYRTNEQWWRPAKNETEQAYLRAGH, from the coding sequence GTGCGGCTATTGATCACTGGTGGCGCTGGTTTTATTGGCACTAACTTTGTTCGCTATGTGTTGAGTACGGATCCGCAGGTGCGGGTGACCGTGCTGGACGCCTTCACCTATGCCGCACGGGGCGACAATTTGGCCTATTTACGGGAGCGCGGTGAGGTTGCGTGGGGCCCAAACGCTGCCGATGCCGGTGCCCGGCTTGAGGTGGTCCGCGGCAGTATCACGGACCAGGGTTTGGTTGATCAATTGGTGGCTGAGCACGACGTTGTGGTGCACCTTGCGGCGGAGTCACACAACGATAATTCCTTGGCGAACCCCAAGACATTTGTGGATACCAACCTTGTGGGAACTTTTCATATTCTGCAGGCAGTATTGAAGCATAATCGCAGGTTGCACCATGTTTCAACGGATGAGGTTTACGGGGATCTACCGCTTGGCGGCAAGGAGAAATTCACCGAGGAATCGGCCTACAAACCCTCGAGCCCGTACTCGGCTACCAAAGCCGGGTCGGATCTTTTGGTGCAGGCTTGGATCCGGTCGTTTGGGCTACGGGCCACGATCTCGAGTTGCTCAAACAATTACGGTCCGTTTCAGCACGTGGAGAAGTTTATTCCGCGCCAAATCACCAACCTGATCGACGGTGTGCGCCCTAGGCTGTACGGCACGGGCGCCAATGTGCGTGATTGGATTCACGTGCTTGACCACTGCAGTGCCCTGTGGCTGATTCTGCAGCGGGGAGTCATTGGGCGTACCTATCTGGTGGGGGCGGACGCGGAGCGTTCGAATCTGCAAATGGTTGGGCGGATTCTGTCCGAGTTTGGCCGCGGCCCCGACGACTATGACCTCGTGGCCGACCGCGCGGGGCATGATCTGCGGTACGCAATCGATGCCTCACGGATCACGGCGGAGTTGGGCTGGCGCCCCGAATTTACCGACCTGGGAGCTGGGGTGGCTCAAACCGTTGCCTGGTACCGGACCAATGAGCAGTGGTGGCGGCCAGCGAAAAATGAGACCGAGCAAGCGTACCTGCGTGCGGGGCACTGA